CCGCTGGGTCCGGCCGTCGTGGGCGGGGGAGTCCTGGCGCTCGCCACCCTCACGGTGTTCTGGCTGCTGCGCCGCCGCGTCCGTCGTACTCCCCGCTGAGCACCGGCTGACCCTGGCCGGGCTCCGACCCCCGCAGGGTCAGAGGCGCTCGACGACGTAGTCGATCGAGGCGGTGAGCGCCTCCACGTCGGCGGGGTCGATCGCGGGGTACATCGCGATGCGCAGCTGGTTGCGGCCCAGCTTGCGGTAGGGCTCGGTGTCGACGATGCCGTTGGCGCGCAGCGTGGCGGCGATCGCGGCGGCGTCGATGCCGTCCTCGAAGTCGATGGTGCCGATCACCAGGGAGCGGTGGTCCGGGTCCGCGACGTACGGCGTCGTGTACGCCGTCTTCTCCGCCCAGCCGTACAGCGCGTCCGAGCTGGCCGTCGTGCGGCGCACCATGCCCTCGAGGCCACCCTCGGCGTTCATCCAGTCCAGCTGCTCGGCCATGAGGAACAGCGTGGCGACCGACGGGGTGTTGTAGGTCTGGTTCTTGCGGCTGTTGTCGATGGCCGTCGGCAGGTCGAAGAAGGCCGGGATCCAGCGGTCGCCGGCGGCGAGCTCCTCGGCCCGGGCCAGCGCGGCCGGCGACATGACGGAGATCCACAGACCACCGTCGGAGGCGAAGCACTTCTGCGGCGCGAAGTAGTAGGCGTCGACCTCGGTCAGGTCGACCGGCAGGCCGCCGGCGCCCGAGGTGGCGTCGACCAGCACCAGCGCGTCGGGGTCGGCGCCCTCGACCCGCCGCACCGGTGCCATGACGGCGGTGGAGGTCTCGTTGTGCGCCCACGCGTAGGCGTCCACGCCGGCCTCGGCGTGCGGTGCGGGGCGGCTGCCGGGCTCGCTGCTGATCACGGTCGGCTCGTCGAGGAACGGGGCCTGCGACGCCGCGGTCGCGAACTTGGCGCTGAACTCGCCGAAGGTCAGGTGCTGGCTCTTCTGCCGGATCAGCCCGAAGGTGGCGATGTCCCAGAACGCGGTGGCGCCGCCGTTGCCGAGGACCACCTCGTAGCCCTCGGGCAGCCCGAACAGGGTGGCCAGCCCGTCCCGGACGCGCCCGACGGTCTTCTTC
This DNA window, taken from Nocardioides sp. HDW12B, encodes the following:
- the serC gene encoding phosphoserine transaminase; protein product: MTDAITIPAELKPADGRFGAGPSKVGTGALDALAATGASLMGTSHRQAPVKKTVGRVRDGLATLFGLPEGYEVVLGNGGATAFWDIATFGLIRQKSQHLTFGEFSAKFATAASQAPFLDEPTVISSEPGSRPAPHAEAGVDAYAWAHNETSTAVMAPVRRVEGADPDALVLVDATSGAGGLPVDLTEVDAYYFAPQKCFASDGGLWISVMSPAALARAEELAAGDRWIPAFFDLPTAIDNSRKNQTYNTPSVATLFLMAEQLDWMNAEGGLEGMVRRTTASSDALYGWAEKTAYTTPYVADPDHRSLVIGTIDFEDGIDAAAIAATLRANGIVDTEPYRKLGRNQLRIAMYPAIDPADVEALTASIDYVVERL